Proteins co-encoded in one Ponticoccus alexandrii genomic window:
- the xth gene encoding exodeoxyribonuclease III, giving the protein MKIATFNINGIKARIGALTDWLDEAQPDVVLCQEIKSVDEAFPREAFEDRGYNVETHGQKGFNGVAILSKLPLEDVTRGLPGDDSDEQARWIEATVVGETHAVRLCGLYLPNGNPVEFDADGTPLRDGKYGYKLDWMDRLEARARALLAEEMPAMMAGDYNVIPQPEDAAKPQSWEKDALYLPQTRAAFRRILNLGFTEAFRAREQAPGHYSFWDYQASAWNRNNGIRIDHLLLTPQAADLMTECRIDKEVRGRDKPSDHVPVWVTLAA; this is encoded by the coding sequence ATGAAAATTGCCACGTTCAACATCAACGGGATCAAGGCCCGCATCGGCGCCCTGACCGACTGGCTGGACGAGGCCCAGCCAGACGTGGTCCTCTGCCAAGAGATCAAATCCGTCGACGAGGCCTTTCCGCGCGAGGCTTTCGAGGATCGCGGTTACAACGTCGAAACCCACGGACAGAAGGGCTTCAACGGCGTGGCGATCCTGTCGAAACTGCCGCTGGAGGACGTGACCCGCGGCCTGCCCGGCGACGACAGCGACGAACAGGCCCGCTGGATCGAGGCGACCGTGGTGGGCGAAACCCACGCGGTGCGGCTTTGCGGGCTCTACCTGCCCAATGGCAACCCGGTGGAATTCGACGCCGACGGGACGCCGCTGCGCGATGGCAAATACGGCTACAAGCTCGACTGGATGGACCGGCTAGAGGCCCGCGCCCGCGCCCTGCTGGCCGAAGAGATGCCCGCGATGATGGCGGGCGATTACAACGTCATCCCGCAGCCCGAGGACGCCGCGAAGCCGCAGAGCTGGGAGAAGGATGCGCTGTACCTGCCCCAGACCCGCGCCGCCTTTCGCCGGATCCTGAACCTTGGCTTCACAGAGGCCTTCCGTGCGCGCGAGCAGGCCCCCGGTCACTACAGCTTCTGGGATTATCAGGCGAGCGCGTGGAACCGCAACAACGGCATCCGCATCGACCACCTGCTGCTGACGCCGCAGGCCGCCGACCTGATGACCGAGTGCCGGATCGACAAGGAGGTGCGCGGCCGCGACAAGCCCTCTGACCACGTGCCGGTCTGGGTCACGCTTGCGGCCTGA
- a CDS encoding cell division protein ZapA, producing the protein MAQKEVDIIIGGRKFEVACQDGEEQFLLTAAKLLDDEAGTLVSQIGRLPEARMLLMAGLMLADKTAGLEERLREAQEKLAAAEGALAEEKGRPAPEPTKVEVPVIPDDLTDSLAEIAARAESLAEQVEEALGTT; encoded by the coding sequence ATGGCTCAGAAAGAAGTCGACATCATCATCGGTGGGCGCAAGTTCGAGGTCGCCTGCCAGGATGGCGAAGAGCAGTTCCTTTTGACCGCTGCCAAGCTTCTGGACGACGAAGCCGGCACTCTCGTGTCGCAGATCGGACGGTTGCCCGAGGCGCGGATGCTGCTGATGGCGGGGCTGATGCTGGCGGACAAGACCGCCGGTCTTGAAGAGCGCCTGCGCGAGGCACAGGAAAAACTGGCCGCCGCCGAGGGCGCGCTGGCCGAGGAAAAGGGCCGTCCGGCGCCGGAGCCCACAAAAGTAGAGGTGCCGGTGATCCCGGACGACCTGACCGACAGCCTTGCAGAGATCGCCGCCCGGGCGGAATCGCTGGCAGAGCAGGTCGAAGAGGCGCTTGGCACCACCTGA
- a CDS encoding BolA/IbaG family iron-sulfur metabolism protein encodes MPMHAQEIEDLLRETFPDARIVVEGSDGVHMSAMVIDESFRGKNRVQQQRAVYAALKGRMDGPDGALHALALTTKAPD; translated from the coding sequence ATGCCCATGCACGCCCAGGAAATCGAGGATCTGCTGCGCGAGACCTTTCCCGATGCCCGGATCGTCGTCGAGGGTAGCGATGGCGTTCACATGTCCGCCATGGTCATCGACGAGAGCTTTCGCGGCAAGAACCGGGTCCAGCAGCAGCGTGCGGTCTATGCCGCGCTCAAGGGCCGGATGGACGGCCCCGACGGTGCCCTGCACGCGCTGGCGCTGACCACCAAGGCCCCGGATTGA
- the grxD gene encoding Grx4 family monothiol glutaredoxin, protein MSAEDQIKQTVTANDVVLFMKGTKTMPQCGFSSRVAGVLNYMGVDFADVNVLADDAIRQGIKDYSDWPTIPQLYVKGEFVGGCDIITEMTLSGELDALFEQNGVAYDKDAAEKIREANA, encoded by the coding sequence ATGTCCGCCGAAGACCAGATCAAGCAGACCGTAACCGCCAACGACGTGGTCCTTTTCATGAAGGGCACCAAGACCATGCCCCAGTGCGGCTTTTCCAGCCGTGTCGCCGGGGTCCTGAATTACATGGGCGTCGATTTCGCCGATGTGAACGTGCTGGCCGACGACGCGATCCGCCAAGGGATCAAGGATTACTCCGACTGGCCGACCATCCCGCAGCTTTACGTCAAGGGCGAGTTCGTGGGCGGCTGCGACATCATCACCGAGATGACACTTTCGGGCGAGCTGGACGCGCTTTTCGAACAGAACGGCGTCGCCTACGACAAGGACGCGGCAGAGAAGATCCGCGAAGCCAACGCCTGA